Proteins co-encoded in one Euleptes europaea isolate rEulEur1 chromosome 1, rEulEur1.hap1, whole genome shotgun sequence genomic window:
- the LOC130478121 gene encoding zinc finger protein 239-like gives MKDQQVQEWIMQEPYPGTTFLEVDGLQNKSKGETQRFPLEEKQQRRNTGIKWKRGNESSSSWGAEYHVLDAQWRIHTEEKPYKCLECGKGFVQSNHLTAHRRIHTGEKPYKCLECGKSFAQSTHLSGHRRIHTGEKPYKCLECGKSFAQSTHLSGHRQMHSGEKPYKCLDCGKGFARSENLTAHQRIHTGEKPYKCLECGKSFTQSTHLTGHRRIHTGERPYKCLECGKSFAESSSLNKHQRIHTGEKPYKCLDCGKSFVRSSHLTKHHRIHTGEKPYKCLECEMSFTESSSLIRHQRVHTGEKPYKCLECGKSFAESGNLAAHQRLHTGEKPYKCLECGKSFAQWKSEKQMQPPAGRREEEILRALCAESQPSG, from the exons AGGTTGATGGTCTGCAGAATAAGTCCAAAGGAGAAACACAACGGTTCCCTTTGGAAGAAAAACAGCAGAGAAGAAACActggaataaaatggaagagggggaatgAATCCTCTTCTTCTTGGGGTGCTGAATATCACGTGCTTGATGCACAATGGAGAATCCATACagaggagaaaccatataaatgcttggagtgtggaaagggctttgttCAGAGTAACCACCTTACTGCCCATCgacgaatccacacaggggagaaaccatataaatgcttggagtgtggaaagagctttgctcagagtacCCACCTTAGTGGCCATCGacgtatccacacaggggagaaaccatataaatgtttggagtgtggaaaaagctttgctCAGAGTACCCACCTTAGTGGCCATCGACAAATGcactcaggggagaaaccatataagtgcTTGGACTGTGGGAAGGGTTTTGCTCGGAGTGAGAACCTTACTgcccatcagcgtatccacactggggagaaaccatataaatgcttggagtgtgggaagagctttacTCAGAGTACCCATCTTACTGGCCATCGACGTATCCACACCGGGGAGAGACCatacaaatgcttggagtgtggaaagagctttgctgaaaGTTCATCACTTAATaaac atcaacgtatccacactggggagaaaccgtataaatgcttggattgtggaaagagctttgttcgGAGTTCACACCTTACTAAACATCATcgtatccacactggagagaaaccatataaatgcttggagtgtgaaatGAGCTTTACTGAGAGTTCATCACTTATTAGACATCAACGtgtccacactggagagaaaccgtataaatgtttggagtgtgggaagagctttgctGAGAGTGGAAATCTTGCTGCTCATCAACGActccacactggtgagaaaccatataaatgcttagagtgtggaaaaagctttgctCAGT GGAAATCGGAAAAACAGATGCAGCCTCCGGCGGGGCGAAGGGAGGAGGAGATCCTCCGGGCCCTCTGTGCAGAGAGTCAACCTAGCGGTTGA
- the LOC130478214 gene encoding zinc finger protein 501-like encodes MKSKKEPQQFLFDEKQQKRNIGPEQKKGNECSASQAAESQVFDKHRRINIEEKSAKFLECGKSFGWKGDIPGHQQLHTRDTHKCLENEKSFTESSQFTKHNQSHTGEKPYKCLECGKSFLRRGNLIVHQRIHTGEKPYTCLDCGKSFALSSQLTKHQRIHTGQKPYKCLECGKSFLRRGNLIVHQRIHTGEKPYTCLDCGKSFARSSQLTKHQHIHTGQKPYKCLQCEKSFAQSTYLIKHQRIHTGEKPYKCLECGRSFARTDHLAAHRQIHSGEKPYKCLQCGKSFTQISQIHQRIHTGEKPYKCLECGKSFPSSSQLTSHQRVHTGEKPYKCLDCGKNFAWIKDLKSHQYIHSGEKPYKCLECGKSFVWSSQLTVHQRIHTGEKPYKCMQCGKSFSQNSPLTAHQRIHSGEKPYKCLKCGKNFAWTALCTTQS; translated from the exons ATGAAGTCCAAGAAAGAACCACAACAGTTTCTATTTGatgaaaaacagcagaaaagaAACATTGGACCAGAACAGAAGAAGGGTAATGAATGCTCTGCATCTCAGGCTGCTGAATCCCAGGTGTTTGATAAACATAGGAGAATTAACATAGAGGAGAAATCTGCTAAattcttggagtgtggaaaaagctttggtTGGAAAGGAGATATTCCTGGCCATCAACAGCTCCACACAAGAGACACACACAAATGCCTGGAAAATGAAAAGAGCTTTACTGAAAGTTCACAGTTTACAAAACATAATCAaagccacactggggagaaaccatataaatgcttggagtgtggaaagagttttcttCGGCGAGGCAACCTAATTGTACACCAACGaatacacacaggggagaagccatatacatgtttggattgtggaaagagctttgctttgagTTCTCAGCTTACTAagcatcaacgtatccacactgggcagaaaccttacaaatgcttggagtgtggaaagagttttcttCGGCGAGGCAACCTAATTGTACACCAACGaatacacacaggggagaagccatatacatgtttggattgtggaaagagctttgctcggagttCTCAGCTTACTAagcatcaacatatccacactgggcagaaaccatacaaatgcttgcagtgtgaaaaAAGCTTTGCTCAGAGCACTTACCTTATTAAACATCAGCgcattcacacaggggagaaaccatataaatgcttggaatgtggaaggagCTTTGCTCGGACTGACCATCTAGCTGCTCATCGACAAATTCActctggggagaagccatacaaatgcttgcagtgtggaaagagttttacTCAGATTTCACA GATCCACCagcgaatccacactggggagaaaccatataaatgcttggagtgtggaaagagctttccttcaagttcacagcttacttcacatcaacgagtccacacaggggagaaaccatataaatgcttggattgtggaaaaaACTTTGCTTGGATTAAAGATCTTAAGTCCCATCAATATATTCACTCTggagaaaagccatataaatgcttggagtgtggaaaaagctttgtttggagttcacagcttactgtacatcagcgtatccacactggggagaaaccatataaatgcatgcagtgtggaaagagtttttcTCAGAATTCACCGCTTACTgcacatcaacgtatccacagtggggagaaaccatataagtgcttgaaatgtggaaagaactttgcttgGA